In Crinalium epipsammum PCC 9333, the following are encoded in one genomic region:
- a CDS encoding DUF2281 domain-containing protein — protein sequence MTQAINNSQLMLNEFQNLSAAQQQEVIDFIQFLQYKAAQKNVSELRRISAYEAAQQWAGCVDSGLGDLSTNKDYLEGFGKS from the coding sequence ATGACTCAAGCAATTAATAACTCACAACTCATGCTCAATGAATTTCAAAATTTATCTGCCGCTCAACAGCAGGAAGTAATTGATTTTATACAGTTTCTGCAATATAAAGCAGCACAAAAGAATGTGTCAGAACTCCGACGTATTTCTGCTTATGAAGCAGCCCAACAGTGGGCGGGATGTGTTGATAGTGGATTAGGCGACCTTTCGACTAATAAAGATTATTTAGAGGGATTTGGTAAATCGTGA
- a CDS encoding type II toxin-antitoxin system VapC family toxin: MKSKVILDTSPLVAFIDQGDNFHGWAIETWKSLAIPLFTCEAVIAESCFLLRRTYGGQDAVMSMLEAGVIKIPFHLDDEIGTIRELMRRYQNVPMALADACLVRMSELIEGSEVLTLDSDFRIYRKNKNEVIDLIMSDKL; the protein is encoded by the coding sequence GTGAAGTCAAAGGTAATTTTAGATACAAGTCCTTTAGTAGCTTTTATTGATCAAGGTGATAACTTTCATGGTTGGGCGATAGAAACTTGGAAAAGTCTCGCAATACCTTTATTTACTTGTGAGGCGGTAATTGCTGAATCGTGTTTTTTACTACGGCGAACTTACGGCGGACAGGATGCTGTTATGTCAATGCTGGAGGCTGGAGTAATTAAAATACCATTTCATCTAGATGATGAAATAGGAACTATCCGCGAGTTAATGAGAAGATATCAGAATGTACCAATGGCTTTGGCTGATGCGTGTTTGGTAAGGATGAGTGAGTTAATAGAAGGCAGTGAGGTATTAACTTTAGATAGTGATTTTAGGATTTATCGCAAGAATAAGAATGAGGTAATTGATCTGATTATGTCTGATAAGTTATGA
- a CDS encoding ATP-binding protein, producing the protein MKTELHIPSDLKFLAIVEHWLLGSLEAELGESVDWTRQANRLRLVLVEAYSNVVRHAHKNQPNLPVLIRLELKDRDLALEIWDHGKGFDLSSYLPPNPDDKQENGYGWLIMNRLMDRVEYRLQVNGRNCLKLEVNLPEAPKSSNS; encoded by the coding sequence ATGAAAACAGAGTTACATATACCTAGCGATTTAAAGTTTTTAGCAATTGTAGAACACTGGCTGCTAGGCAGTTTAGAAGCTGAACTAGGGGAATCTGTTGATTGGACACGCCAAGCAAATCGTTTAAGATTAGTTTTGGTAGAAGCCTACTCAAATGTAGTGCGCCACGCCCATAAAAACCAACCAAATTTACCTGTATTAATTCGTTTAGAGTTAAAAGATCGTGACCTTGCCTTAGAAATTTGGGATCATGGCAAAGGATTTGATCTTTCTAGCTATCTCCCACCAAATCCTGATGATAAACAGGAAAACGGCTATGGTTGGTTAATTATGAATCGGTTAATGGATCGAGTGGAATACCGTCTACAAGTAAATGGGCGCAACTGTCTCAAGCTAGAAGTAAATTTGCCTGAAGCACCAAAATCCTCTAATTCATAA
- a CDS encoding response regulator transcription factor — translation MSTIRVALIEDHDLTRVGIRTALQQRGEIEFVGEAANGSEGLKLLETSKPDVAIVDIGLPDIDGIELTRQFKKFKESNEDTPTKILVLTLQDNEDAVLAAFAAGADSYCMKNISFDNLLEALQVTNEGNAWIDPAIARIVLKQTKSNQQAVEPAALNKTVTINASEPEYSQLIEAYPLTERELEVLQLIVEGCSNATIAEKLFITVGTVKTHVRNILNKLCADDRTQAAVRALRSGLVG, via the coding sequence ATGAGTACAATTCGAGTAGCCCTGATTGAAGACCACGATCTAACGCGGGTTGGCATTAGAACAGCTTTGCAACAGCGTGGCGAGATTGAATTTGTTGGCGAAGCTGCCAATGGTTCAGAAGGTCTAAAATTGCTGGAAACCTCTAAACCGGACGTTGCCATTGTTGATATTGGCTTGCCAGATATAGACGGAATTGAATTAACTCGGCAATTTAAAAAATTCAAGGAAAGCAACGAAGATACGCCCACAAAAATTTTGGTGTTGACGTTACAAGACAACGAAGATGCAGTTTTAGCTGCCTTCGCTGCTGGGGCAGACTCCTACTGCATGAAGAATATCAGCTTTGATAACTTGCTAGAAGCACTGCAAGTAACAAACGAAGGCAACGCTTGGATTGATCCCGCGATCGCTCGAATTGTCCTCAAGCAGACAAAAAGTAACCAGCAAGCAGTCGAACCAGCAGCATTGAATAAAACAGTTACGATTAATGCTTCTGAGCCAGAATACAGTCAGTTAATTGAAGCTTATCCTCTCACCGAACGGGAATTAGAAGTTTTACAACTGATTGTTGAAGGTTGCAGCAATGCCACAATTGCTGAGAAATTATTCATCACAGTCGGAACTGTCAAAACTCATGTCCGCAACATCTTAAACAAGCTCTGTGCTGATGACCGTACTCAAGCTGCTGTACGTGCTTTAAGATCTGGCTTAGTTGGATAA
- a CDS encoding DUF29 domain-containing protein codes for MLNQAISTPNTLYDQDFYLWTQTTAQQLKEHKLHEIDIPNLIEEIESMGRSEKRELKSRLIILLMHLLKWQYQPKKRSESWRSTITEQRISIEVLLEDSPSLKPLVEEIFNDCYQKARLKASEETKIKLNFFPQESPFTQEETITNSFLG; via the coding sequence ATGCTTAATCAAGCTATCTCAACACCCAATACTCTATACGATCAAGACTTTTATTTATGGACACAAACAACTGCTCAACAGTTAAAAGAACATAAATTACATGAAATAGATATCCCTAATCTCATTGAAGAAATTGAAAGCATGGGAAGAAGTGAAAAACGGGAGTTAAAAAGCCGTTTAATTATATTATTAATGCACCTCCTCAAATGGCAGTATCAACCAAAAAAGCGTAGTGAAAGCTGGCGGAGTACAATTACTGAACAACGTATCTCTATTGAAGTATTACTTGAAGATAGTCCTAGTTTAAAACCTTTAGTTGAAGAAATATTTAATGATTGTTATCAAAAAGCTCGTCTTAAAGCCTCCGAAGAAACAAAAATTAAATTAAACTTCTTTCCCCAAGAGTCTCCTTTTACTCAAGAAGAAACTATCACAAATTCCTTTTTAGGATAA
- a CDS encoding nuclear transport factor 2 family protein: MTLAEDLPLTTESASVTEIKIEGITEPVLVRYFETLNAGDFQATAALFAPQGTMYPPFEEPKVGKDAIAAYLEAEAQGMILSPNQGIAETLEDGLIDIKVSGKVQTRWFGVNVSWSFVINSEREILEATIKLLASPQELLSMKK, encoded by the coding sequence ATGACACTTGCTGAAGACTTACCCCTAACTACTGAATCTGCCTCTGTTACTGAAATAAAGATTGAAGGAATTACAGAACCAGTATTGGTGCGTTACTTTGAAACCTTAAACGCGGGTGATTTTCAGGCGACAGCAGCTTTATTTGCCCCACAGGGGACAATGTATCCGCCATTTGAGGAACCAAAGGTAGGTAAAGATGCGATCGCAGCTTACTTAGAAGCAGAAGCCCAAGGAATGATTCTATCTCCCAACCAAGGCATTGCTGAAACTTTAGAAGATGGCTTAATTGATATTAAAGTTAGTGGTAAGGTTCAAACTCGCTGGTTTGGAGTGAATGTTTCCTGGTCTTTTGTCATCAATTCCGAGCGAGAAATTCTTGAAGCTACTATTAAATTATTAGCTTCTCCTCAAGAGTTACTAAGCATGAAGAAATAG
- the queG gene encoding tRNA epoxyqueuosine(34) reductase QueG, translating to MLVSSDEIKQKALELGFHQVGIADANATNGVEVQRLQAWMALGYHADMEWMANPKRHDIHLLMPEVKSVICVALNYYTPHQRPESREYGKISRYGWGRDYHKVLHKKLKALSNWLQEQSEGIQARYYADTAPVQDKVWAQRAGIGWIAKNGNVITREFGSWVFLGEVLTNLELTADTPHTHHCGNCTRCIEACPTNAIRAVAQDDAQGYPFVIDANRCIAYHTIENRAEELPDAIAPHLQGWIAGCDICQDVCPWNQRFAKNTDVADFQPYPANIAPRLTELAEISDAEWNQRFTASALRRIKPEMLRRNAKANLATLQTPFDD from the coding sequence GTGTTAGTTAGCAGCGATGAAATTAAGCAAAAAGCCCTAGAGTTAGGATTCCATCAGGTAGGAATTGCCGATGCTAACGCTACTAATGGCGTAGAAGTACAGCGATTGCAAGCATGGATGGCGCTAGGCTATCACGCCGATATGGAATGGATGGCAAACCCCAAGCGTCACGATATCCACTTGCTAATGCCAGAGGTGAAATCAGTAATTTGTGTTGCTCTCAATTATTACACTCCTCACCAGCGCCCAGAAAGTCGAGAATATGGCAAAATTTCCCGCTATGGTTGGGGAAGGGATTATCATAAGGTTTTACATAAAAAGCTCAAAGCGTTATCTAATTGGCTGCAAGAGCAAAGTGAAGGTATTCAAGCTCGTTACTATGCTGATACTGCGCCAGTGCAGGATAAAGTTTGGGCGCAACGTGCAGGAATTGGTTGGATTGCTAAGAATGGAAATGTAATTACTAGAGAATTTGGCTCTTGGGTATTTTTAGGGGAAGTGCTGACTAATTTAGAGTTGACAGCAGATACGCCGCACACGCACCACTGCGGTAATTGTACTCGTTGTATTGAGGCTTGTCCTACAAATGCGATTCGTGCTGTCGCGCAGGATGACGCGCAGGGATACCCTTTTGTAATAGATGCTAATCGTTGCATTGCATATCATACAATTGAAAATCGGGCGGAAGAATTGCCAGATGCGATCGCGCCTCATTTACAAGGATGGATTGCAGGATGTGATATTTGTCAAGATGTTTGCCCCTGGAATCAACGTTTTGCCAAAAACACAGATGTAGCAGATTTTCAACCTTATCCTGCAAATATTGCACCTCGCCTCACCGAATTAGCAGAAATCTCTGATGCAGAGTGGAATCAAAGATTTACAGCATCCGCCCTGCGACGGATTAAACCAGAAATGCTCCGACGCAATGCTAAAGCTAATTTGGCAACACTTCAAACCCCATTTGACGACTAG
- the clpB gene encoding ATP-dependent chaperone ClpB, with product MQPTNPNQFTEKAWEAIARTPDVVKQASQQQIEAEHLMKALLEQEGLASSIFTKAGVSIQRVRDFAEQFIQRNPKVSGSGSSVYLGRSLDALLDRAEAYRKEYGDDFISIEHLMLAYAKDDRFGKALFQEFKLDEAKLKNIITQIRGSQKVTDQNPEGKYESLEKYGRDLTQYAREGKLDPVIGRDDEIRRTIQILSRRTKNNPVLIGEPGVGKTAIAEGLAQRIISGDVPQSLRDRKLIALDMGALIAGAKFRGEFEERLKAVLKEITDSQGKIVLFIDEIHTVVGAGATQGAMDASNLLKPMLARGELRCIGATTLDEYRKYIEKDAALERRFQQVFVDQPSVEDTISILRGLKERYEVHHGVRISDNSLVAAATLSTRYISDRFLPDKAIDLVDEAAARLKMEITSKPEELDEIDRKILQLEMERLSLQKESNPASKERLERLEKELADFKEEQRTLNGQWQSEKDVINKIQSIKEEIDKVNIEIQQAERDYDLNKAAELKYGTLTELHRKLEDAERNLAEAQTSGKSLLREEVTESDIAEIISKWTGIPISKLVASEIEKLLHLEDELHERVVGQHEAVTAVADAIQRSRAGLADPNRPTASFIFLGPTGVGKTELGKALAAYLFDTEDALVRIDMSEYMEKHAVSRLIGAPPGYVGYEEGGQLTEAIRRRPYSVILFDEIEKAHPDVFNVMLQILDDGRVTDSQGRTVDFKNTIIIMTSNIGSQFILDIAGDETRYEEMRSRVMDAMRNSFRPEFLNRIDEIIIFHGLSKAELRYIVQLQIKRLQERLRDRKMSLKLSESALDFLAEVGYDPVYGARPLKRAIQRELETQIAKSILRGDFNDGDTIYVDVENERLAFKRLPAELLTAQSS from the coding sequence ATGCAACCAACTAATCCTAATCAATTTACCGAAAAAGCCTGGGAAGCGATCGCACGTACCCCAGATGTGGTTAAGCAAGCGAGTCAGCAACAAATTGAAGCTGAACACCTGATGAAGGCGCTGCTAGAACAAGAAGGACTAGCCAGCAGCATATTTACCAAAGCTGGTGTAAGTATCCAGCGCGTGCGAGATTTTGCGGAGCAATTTATTCAGCGTAATCCTAAAGTATCAGGTAGTGGCAGTTCTGTTTATTTAGGGCGTAGTCTTGATGCACTCCTGGATCGGGCTGAAGCGTATCGTAAAGAGTATGGAGATGACTTCATCTCGATTGAACATCTGATGTTAGCTTATGCCAAAGATGACCGCTTTGGTAAAGCTTTATTCCAGGAATTTAAACTTGATGAAGCGAAACTCAAAAATATCATCACCCAAATTCGCGGGAGTCAAAAAGTGACTGACCAAAATCCAGAAGGCAAATACGAATCGCTGGAAAAATACGGGCGTGACCTGACACAATATGCCCGTGAAGGTAAACTTGATCCAGTAATTGGGCGAGATGATGAGATTCGCCGCACCATCCAAATTCTATCCCGTCGCACTAAGAATAACCCTGTGCTAATTGGAGAACCAGGGGTTGGTAAAACTGCGATCGCAGAAGGACTCGCACAACGGATTATAAGTGGAGATGTACCGCAATCTTTGCGCGATCGCAAGTTAATTGCCTTAGATATGGGCGCTTTAATTGCTGGTGCTAAGTTTCGCGGTGAATTTGAAGAACGCTTAAAAGCTGTACTTAAGGAAATTACCGATTCTCAAGGCAAAATCGTCCTATTTATAGATGAAATTCACACCGTTGTCGGTGCTGGCGCTACTCAAGGTGCAATGGATGCCAGCAACTTGTTAAAGCCGATGTTAGCGCGGGGTGAATTGCGTTGTATTGGTGCAACAACTTTAGATGAATACCGCAAATATATTGAGAAGGATGCAGCTTTAGAGCGTCGCTTCCAACAAGTATTTGTGGATCAGCCAAGCGTCGAAGATACGATTTCAATTTTGCGGGGTTTAAAAGAACGCTACGAAGTTCATCACGGGGTAAGGATTTCCGATAATTCCTTAGTAGCAGCCGCAACTTTATCTACTAGATATATTAGCGATCGCTTCTTACCAGATAAAGCAATTGACTTGGTAGACGAAGCTGCTGCAAGGTTAAAAATGGAGATTACCTCCAAACCTGAAGAACTTGACGAAATTGACCGGAAGATTTTGCAGCTAGAAATGGAGCGTTTATCGCTGCAAAAAGAAAGTAATCCCGCTTCCAAAGAACGGTTAGAAAGATTAGAAAAAGAACTCGCTGATTTCAAGGAAGAACAGCGCACGTTAAACGGTCAATGGCAGTCTGAAAAAGATGTTATCAACAAAATTCAGTCGATAAAAGAAGAAATCGACAAAGTTAATATTGAGATCCAACAAGCTGAACGCGATTACGATCTCAATAAAGCAGCAGAACTCAAATACGGTACATTGACCGAACTGCACCGCAAATTAGAAGATGCTGAAAGAAACCTCGCAGAAGCTCAAACCAGTGGTAAATCTCTGTTGCGAGAAGAAGTTACTGAATCGGATATTGCGGAAATTATCTCTAAATGGACTGGGATTCCAATTAGCAAATTAGTGGCATCTGAGATAGAAAAACTCTTACATTTAGAAGATGAACTGCACGAACGGGTAGTTGGACAACATGAAGCGGTGACTGCGGTTGCAGATGCGATTCAAAGATCCCGTGCTGGGTTAGCTGATCCTAATCGTCCCACTGCTAGTTTTATCTTCCTTGGCCCTACAGGGGTAGGTAAAACAGAACTGGGAAAAGCACTTGCTGCTTACCTGTTCGATACGGAAGACGCTTTAGTGCGGATAGATATGTCCGAATATATGGAGAAACACGCCGTTTCTAGATTAATTGGTGCGCCTCCAGGGTATGTCGGTTATGAAGAAGGCGGTCAACTAACTGAAGCTATCCGTCGTCGTCCTTATTCAGTCATCTTATTTGATGAAATTGAAAAAGCACACCCCGATGTTTTCAACGTAATGTTGCAAATTCTTGATGATGGTCGAGTTACAGATTCTCAAGGTCGTACTGTTGACTTTAAGAATACGATTATCATTATGACCAGTAATATTGGATCGCAATTTATCTTAGATATTGCTGGTGATGAAACCCGCTATGAAGAAATGCGGAGTCGGGTGATGGATGCGATGCGGAATAGTTTCCGTCCAGAATTTCTCAACCGAATTGATGAAATTATTATCTTCCACGGTTTGAGTAAAGCTGAACTGCGGTATATTGTGCAGTTACAGATTAAGCGGTTACAGGAAAGATTGCGCGATCGCAAGATGTCTTTAAAACTTTCTGAATCTGCCTTAGACTTCTTAGCAGAGGTGGGATATGACCCTGTATATGGTGCGCGTCCACTGAAGCGGGCGATTCAACGAGAATTAGAAACCCAAATTGCTAAGAGTATCTTACGAGGTGACTTTAACGACGGTGACACCATCTATGTAGATGTGGAAAATGAGCGTCTTGCTTTCAAGCGTTTACCCGCAGAGTTACTAACTGCACAATCAAGTTAA
- a CDS encoding AI-2E family transporter: MNRYFSPFQQFLITWSLILLTGWLTVLTLSYVGELISILLTAGLIAFLLNYAVVILEPFLPRSIAALLVYLLAGVVVVLIALTVVPPVFNQAGQLLTNFPSLLDSARQQLSLFQSWSVERNLPFDVPILASQLLARLQTLASTLTSTGFGLVLGTFNGFLDFILVLVISFYMLIDAERVWQNFTGIFSPLIQSSLTDTLARNLQRFVTGQLLLGLFMSVALTPAFFFLQVPFFLLFAVIIGIMEIIPFIGATLGIAIVTVIVVFINWWLALKVLVVAIALQQVKDNLVAPRIMGNLTGLSPVIIFVSLLLGAKLGGILGVILAIPLTGVFKSLAEIVLDPTLPPQTGSFFHNPFQKTSLKAINTSTNLVITDSSVESSK; this comes from the coding sequence ATGAACCGATATTTTTCCCCTTTCCAGCAATTCCTGATCACATGGTCGCTAATTTTATTAACTGGATGGTTGACAGTTTTAACGTTAAGCTATGTTGGTGAACTGATTAGTATTTTACTGACGGCAGGGCTAATCGCTTTTTTACTCAACTATGCTGTTGTTATTTTAGAGCCATTTCTACCAAGAAGTATAGCAGCATTACTGGTCTATCTATTAGCTGGAGTAGTTGTAGTACTCATTGCTTTAACTGTAGTACCACCTGTGTTTAACCAAGCAGGACAATTATTAACTAATTTTCCATCTCTATTAGATTCAGCCAGACAACAATTATCTCTATTTCAAAGCTGGAGTGTAGAGCGTAACTTACCATTTGATGTACCAATACTGGCTTCTCAACTATTAGCTCGATTACAAACCCTAGCTTCAACACTTACTTCAACAGGTTTTGGCTTAGTTTTAGGTACATTTAATGGATTTTTGGACTTTATTTTAGTTTTGGTGATTTCTTTTTATATGTTGATTGATGCTGAAAGAGTTTGGCAGAATTTTACAGGTATTTTCTCTCCTCTAATTCAATCAAGTTTAACAGATACGCTTGCCAGAAATTTGCAAAGGTTTGTTACAGGGCAACTGTTGCTAGGTTTATTTATGTCAGTAGCATTAACACCAGCTTTCTTTTTTTTACAAGTTCCCTTCTTTTTATTATTTGCTGTTATTATAGGAATAATGGAAATTATTCCATTTATAGGAGCAACTTTAGGAATTGCTATAGTCACAGTTATAGTTGTTTTTATTAACTGGTGGTTAGCTTTAAAAGTTTTAGTAGTTGCGATCGCACTGCAACAAGTTAAAGATAATTTAGTAGCTCCCCGTATAATGGGTAATCTGACAGGTTTATCACCTGTAATAATATTTGTGTCATTACTACTAGGAGCAAAATTAGGTGGAATATTAGGCGTAATTTTAGCAATTCCACTTACAGGTGTATTTAAGAGTCTGGCGGAAATTGTTCTAGATCCGACACTACCACCTCAAACGGGGTCGTTTTTTCACAATCCTTTTCAAAAGACTTCCCTTAAGGCAATCAATACATCAACTAATTTAGTAATTACAGATTCCTCTGTAGAAAGTTCTAAATAA
- a CDS encoding SpoIIE family protein phosphatase — protein sequence MSQVDQKKLKLMVVDDESDNLDLLYRTFRRDFRVYKADSGLSALKVLETEGEMAVIISDQRMPQMNGTEFLGQTAEQFPETIRILLTGYTDVDDLVDAINSGKVFKYITKPWNPDKLKGIVQQAAETYKVLKRRTDELRRALQRESLFNAVTTAIRESLDYRSMLQTIVNTIGQTFKATGCILRPVESDRITPEAFSFYAPDATGTELPSQAEVQMQDVLGNTQTQIIHIEDNDNQYTQLIVPLIYQQQLLAVLFIYQYVNSPPWSPEEVQLIEGVTEQAALAISQAKLYQRTQEQAEQMIAELAVARQIQNNLLRQSWPEVEGLRVQACCYAAREVGGDFFEVYFHPQGDIWLAVGDVSGKGVPAALFMASAISVLRRELAQEISPEPDVVMQNLNAIMSDDLVSNNCFITMVLARYTPTTKELAYANAGHIYPLIWSHQTVVQQKESSECVKVEPDFLKVRSIPLGILPIWKRAVGHIILNSGEIFLLTSDGITEATITEPIALAAGEQTSIELSTGSMLKQEGLWELLIKEPITFSLNNLLARLREHTNNIQEDDQTILSLEVS from the coding sequence ATGAGTCAGGTAGATCAAAAAAAACTCAAGTTGATGGTAGTTGATGACGAGTCTGACAACTTGGATTTGTTATACCGAACGTTTAGGCGTGATTTTCGCGTTTATAAAGCCGATAGTGGTTTGAGTGCTTTGAAAGTGCTGGAAACTGAAGGGGAAATGGCTGTGATTATTTCCGATCAGCGTATGCCCCAGATGAACGGCACAGAATTTTTGGGTCAAACAGCTGAACAGTTTCCAGAGACAATTCGGATCTTGTTAACTGGTTATACTGATGTTGACGATTTGGTAGATGCGATCAACTCAGGCAAGGTATTTAAATACATTACTAAGCCTTGGAATCCAGATAAATTAAAAGGCATTGTCCAACAAGCAGCAGAAACCTACAAAGTATTAAAGCGCAGGACAGATGAACTGCGGCGTGCGCTCCAGAGAGAATCCTTATTTAATGCTGTTACAACTGCGATTCGGGAGTCTTTAGACTATCGCAGTATGCTACAAACTATTGTGAATACAATTGGTCAAACATTCAAAGCAACAGGTTGTATTTTAAGACCAGTAGAGAGCGATCGCATCACCCCAGAGGCTTTTTCCTTCTATGCACCAGACGCGACAGGGACTGAACTACCTTCCCAGGCAGAAGTGCAGATGCAAGACGTATTGGGAAACACCCAGACACAAATTATTCACATTGAGGACAACGACAACCAATATACTCAGCTAATTGTCCCCCTGATTTATCAGCAGCAACTACTGGCAGTTTTGTTTATTTATCAGTACGTTAACTCTCCTCCCTGGTCACCAGAAGAAGTACAACTAATAGAAGGTGTCACAGAGCAAGCTGCCCTAGCTATTTCCCAAGCAAAACTCTATCAGCGTACCCAAGAGCAAGCCGAGCAAATGATAGCTGAACTAGCAGTTGCTCGTCAAATCCAAAATAACCTACTACGTCAAAGTTGGCCCGAAGTTGAAGGTTTGCGAGTGCAAGCTTGCTGTTACGCAGCTAGAGAAGTTGGCGGTGATTTTTTTGAAGTTTATTTCCATCCTCAAGGTGATATTTGGTTAGCTGTAGGCGATGTATCTGGTAAAGGAGTACCAGCAGCATTATTTATGGCAAGTGCCATTTCAGTCTTACGGCGGGAACTAGCTCAAGAAATATCTCCAGAGCCAGATGTAGTGATGCAAAATCTCAACGCCATCATGTCTGACGATTTAGTTAGCAACAACTGCTTTATTACAATGGTGCTGGCGCGTTATACCCCAACCACAAAGGAGTTAGCCTATGCTAATGCTGGTCACATTTACCCTTTAATTTGGTCTCACCAAACAGTAGTTCAACAAAAGGAATCCTCAGAATGTGTTAAAGTTGAACCCGATTTTCTGAAGGTGCGAAGTATTCCATTAGGGATTTTACCGATATGGAAACGAGCAGTGGGACATATAATATTAAATTCCGGTGAAATCTTCCTCTTGACTAGCGATGGTATTACTGAAGCAACAATTACTGAGCCGATAGCATTGGCAGCAGGAGAGCAAACTAGCATTGAACTAAGTACTGGTTCAATGCTCAAACAAGAGGGACTTTGGGAACTATTAATTAAAGAGCCAATAACTTTTAGTTTGAATAATTTATTAGCTCGTCTACGAGAACATACCAATAATATTCAGGAAGACGATCAAACTATACTTTCTTTAGAGGTTTCTTAA
- a CDS encoding HAD-IA family hydrolase — translation MTVKLIIFDFDGTIADTFEPLINIIQRLSQEFGYKSVSPEDIDVFRNLTTREIIYQAGVSIWKLPFILRRIKKELHKDIKLVKPIAGMKEALLELKSQGNQLGIITSNSQDNVQLFLENNQLDQIFSFICSGTTIFGKNKVINNVLTQQNLHLSDVIYVGDETRDIEAAKKSNIQVVAVSWGFNSQQILSNQNPDYLIEHPQQLLEVVNNLKQLIS, via the coding sequence ATAACCGTGAAACTAATAATTTTTGATTTTGATGGTACTATTGCTGATACATTTGAGCCGTTGATTAATATTATTCAGCGTTTATCTCAAGAATTTGGATATAAATCAGTTAGTCCAGAAGATATTGATGTTTTTAGGAATTTAACCACTAGAGAAATTATTTATCAAGCAGGTGTTTCTATTTGGAAACTGCCATTTATTTTGAGAAGAATTAAAAAAGAATTACATAAAGACATTAAATTAGTTAAACCAATTGCAGGAATGAAAGAAGCATTGCTGGAGCTAAAATCTCAGGGCAACCAGTTAGGTATTATTACTTCAAACTCCCAAGACAATGTTCAATTATTTTTAGAAAATAATCAATTAGATCAAATTTTTAGTTTTATTTGTTCAGGCACTACAATTTTTGGGAAAAACAAAGTGATTAATAATGTGCTGACTCAACAAAATCTCCATTTATCAGATGTTATATATGTGGGAGATGAAACCAGAGATATAGAGGCTGCAAAAAAAAGTAATATTCAAGTAGTTGCAGTTAGCTGGGGGTTTAATTCTCAACAAATATTAAGTAATCAAAACCCAGATTATTTAATCGAGCATCCGCAGCAGCTTCTTGAAGTTGTTAATAATTTAAAGCAATTAATTTCCTAA